AGGGCATCGAGAGCCAGACGCTGAAGCTCTTCGAGATGTGCCGGTTCCGGGGCATCCCGATCTTCACGTTTGTCAACAAATTCGACCGCCCCTCGCGCGACCCGCTCGTCATCATCGACGAACTCGAGCAAACGCTGCAGCTCCATGTCTGCGCCATGAACTGGCCACTGGGCGACGGCTTGGAGTTCCGGGGCGTATATGACCGGATGCAGCGGCAGGCGCACTTTTTCGAGCGGACACCCGGGGGCAAATACCGCGCGCCGGTGTCTGTTCACGATGTGACCGATCCTCAGGTGCGCGAACGGCTGTCCGAACGGACTTACGCCGCCCTGATCGAACACCTCGCCATGCTTGACGCGGCCAGCGAGCCGCTGGACAGGGAACTGGTGCGCACGGGCGATATGACGCCGGTCTTCTTCGGCAGCGCCATCAACAACTTCGGCGTCCAATTACTTCTGGATGCATTCCTCGAGTATGCACCGCCGCCGCATCCGCGACGTTCCAGCAAGGGCCTCATCGCACCGCAACACCCGCTCTTCTCCGGCTTCATCTTCAAGATCCAGTCCAACATGGATCCCCACCACCGCGACCAGATCGCCTTCATGCGCGTCTGCTCGGGCATCTTCACGCGCGACATGAAGGTGTTTCATTCGCGCACCGGCAAGTCGCTGCGGCTCGCCAGTTCGCACCGGGTGTTCGCGCGCGAGCGCGAGACCGTGGATGAAGCGTTCCCCGGCGATGTGATCGGTCTGGTGGGGCACAGCGGGTTCGGCATTGGCGACACCCTCACCGAGGATACGGATCTGACCTACGAGCCGCTGCCGCAGTTTGCTCCCGAATGTTTCGCGCTCCTGCATAACCCGAGCACCGCCACGTACAAGCGTTTCCGCGCGGGGCTGGAGCATTTGCTGCAGGAGGGCGCGGTGCAGGCGTTCACGCTCAAAGACGCGGTGCAGAACATCC
This genomic interval from Lentisphaerota bacterium contains the following:
- a CDS encoding peptide chain release factor 3 → MGKDTQHEISRRRTFAIISHPDAGKTTLTEKFLLYGGAVQLAGSVTARKTQNATASDWMELEKQRGISVSSTVLQFDYCGFCINLLDTPGHRDFSEDTYRVLMAVDAVVMVIDAAKGIESQTLKLFEMCRFRGIPIFTFVNKFDRPSRDPLVIIDELEQTLQLHVCAMNWPLGDGLEFRGVYDRMQRQAHFFERTPGGKYRAPVSVHDVTDPQVRERLSERTYAALIEHLAMLDAASEPLDRELVRTGDMTPVFFGSAINNFGVQLLLDAFLEYAPPPHPRRSSKGLIAPQHPLFSGFIFKIQSNMDPHHRDQIAFMRVCSGIFTRDMKVFHSRTGKSLRLASSHRVFARERETVDEAFPGDVIGLVGHSGFGIGDTLTEDTDLTYEPLPQFAPECFALLHNPSTATYKRFRAGLEHLLQEGAVQAFTLKDAVQNIPLLGAVGTLQFDVLQFRLETEYGAASRLEPMPWRLVRWVAPADVDHEALRDGKLPTGCRLATDAAGRLVVLFGSDWELKYFSERNPGVRLLKLSTDLHRDDATGED